The Corynebacterium glaucum genome includes a region encoding these proteins:
- a CDS encoding murein biosynthesis integral membrane protein MurJ, with translation MDNDVNQQDGTQPDAGLRRRIVTPAPPAPVPAPRVRKQTPAEETGAPDRSLLTTSPKGETIAPSTPAETAAGGVMAGEAPGVATESAVATKASGEEGASTSNESVVRATGSMAVATLISRITGFIRTVLIGAALGPAVASAFNTANQLPNLITEIVLGSVLTALVVPVLVRAEKEDADRGERFVRQLFTLTLTLMVTVTVLTVVAAPLLTRLFLDDEGKVNVIQATSFAYLVLPQVFFYGMFSLFMAILNTKEHFRPGAWAPVANNVVSIAVLIMYMAIPGSLNPAAPTTVSNPHVLLLGLGTTLGVVVQCAIMLPALRKLGINLTPLWGLDDRLKQFGGMALAIIAYVAVSQAGYIVTTRIASMASEAAPFIYQQHWMLLQVPYGIIGVTLLTAIMPRMSRNAADGDDQAVVRDLTLGTKLTFIALIPIIVFMTGLGPEIGNALFAYGDFSPQAAHILGLTVSFSAFTLIPYALVMLHLRVFYAREEAWTPTLIIAGITLTKIFLSYLAPTVASSPEQVVVLLGAANGFGFVAGAVIGAQLLKRKLGTLQVGTILYTSTWALAASLVGLAATFVLRWVVRGAFGVDMPAFLGSLIGTPSLGLLIEVMLLGLVFLVITGLVLARSGLPEVQNLGRALTRVPGLSRFISPDEKRAIDTGQVDPRDVSTQFLATDFFNASPVPPPMSAGVVRGPRLVPGARVSDGRFRLIREHGATTGARFWQAREVTTGRKVALTFVDTTGASPMAPATPRDAAINAGGVVQRTSKIAKLKHPAVADNIEVLSYRTGALVVADWIEGSSVKAVTDSGLTLHTEAVANALAPLAGLLALAQSQDAPLGLDNRQRLRIDTEGKIRLAFPAVLPDSTPAGDAAAFASGLELLTANTNSDALAELTRNTRALVEAQAIEAHDFQDIQAALRREANLPGTVTDHPTRGEQQDSAPASTPTDDPVRLNQVGPQETVYDDPDELRGGFGSRRYSPVAVVILMATAVASVVTIAALTAYLVGFFSSDETDGPLNPESIQGEQDPSEAPSETVDESERATGLPVVIGPLTATALTPDGDPAPKSEEFSNGNSDQANTPPNDVANTVDNDTSTTWVTKRDTVLVLRPESDDTGAFTLEHLLINAASEGGPYEVYGVPEGRGLDTIDFDGLPQLADGTFHTGQNNIDVKSDELSATRLEAVLVYLPPRDDADDDAGPGRATLREVSVIGYTDRR, from the coding sequence ATGGACAACGACGTGAATCAGCAGGACGGCACCCAGCCGGATGCTGGCCTGCGCCGCCGCATCGTCACCCCAGCTCCGCCTGCACCGGTTCCCGCCCCTCGCGTTCGGAAGCAAACACCGGCCGAGGAGACAGGCGCCCCGGACCGCTCCCTGCTGACCACCAGCCCGAAGGGCGAGACCATCGCACCTTCCACGCCAGCGGAAACCGCCGCAGGCGGCGTGATGGCCGGTGAGGCCCCCGGAGTCGCCACCGAATCTGCGGTAGCCACCAAGGCTTCGGGGGAGGAGGGGGCAAGCACTTCGAACGAGTCCGTTGTGCGCGCTACCGGTTCGATGGCGGTGGCAACGCTCATCTCACGCATCACGGGATTTATCCGCACCGTGCTCATCGGTGCGGCCCTCGGGCCGGCAGTCGCCTCCGCGTTCAACACCGCGAACCAGCTGCCGAACTTGATCACGGAAATCGTGCTGGGCTCCGTGTTGACCGCTCTCGTGGTACCAGTGCTCGTGCGCGCGGAGAAGGAAGACGCCGACCGCGGTGAGCGCTTCGTGCGGCAGCTGTTCACGCTCACGCTGACGTTGATGGTCACCGTAACCGTGCTCACCGTAGTCGCAGCGCCGCTGCTCACAAGGCTGTTTCTTGACGACGAAGGCAAAGTCAACGTCATCCAAGCCACCTCATTCGCCTACCTCGTGCTGCCGCAAGTCTTCTTCTACGGCATGTTCTCGCTGTTTATGGCAATCCTGAACACGAAGGAGCATTTCCGTCCAGGCGCGTGGGCCCCAGTGGCGAACAACGTCGTGTCCATCGCGGTGCTCATCATGTACATGGCCATCCCGGGAAGCCTTAACCCGGCGGCACCGACCACGGTCAGCAACCCTCACGTGCTACTGCTGGGCCTGGGCACCACGCTTGGTGTGGTGGTGCAGTGCGCCATCATGCTCCCAGCGTTGCGCAAGCTGGGCATCAACCTCACTCCGCTGTGGGGTCTCGACGACAGGCTCAAGCAATTCGGCGGCATGGCGCTGGCGATCATCGCCTACGTCGCGGTCAGCCAGGCCGGCTACATCGTGACCACCCGCATCGCGTCGATGGCATCGGAAGCCGCGCCGTTCATTTACCAACAGCACTGGATGCTGCTGCAGGTGCCCTACGGCATCATCGGCGTCACGCTGCTGACTGCGATCATGCCGCGTATGAGCCGCAACGCGGCCGATGGAGACGACCAGGCTGTGGTCCGCGACCTCACGCTGGGCACCAAGCTAACCTTCATCGCGCTGATTCCCATCATCGTCTTCATGACGGGTCTCGGCCCCGAGATCGGCAACGCGCTCTTTGCGTACGGCGACTTCTCGCCGCAGGCCGCGCACATCCTCGGTCTGACGGTGAGCTTCTCCGCGTTCACATTAATTCCCTACGCGCTGGTAATGCTGCACCTACGTGTCTTCTACGCACGCGAAGAAGCGTGGACGCCAACCCTCATCATCGCCGGCATCACGCTGACCAAGATCTTCCTGTCTTACCTGGCGCCCACGGTGGCGAGCAGCCCGGAGCAGGTAGTGGTGCTGCTCGGCGCCGCGAATGGCTTCGGCTTCGTCGCCGGCGCGGTCATCGGTGCGCAGCTACTCAAACGCAAACTGGGCACACTACAGGTGGGCACAATCCTCTACACCTCAACCTGGGCACTTGCTGCGTCACTCGTGGGCTTGGCGGCGACCTTCGTGCTGCGCTGGGTCGTCCGCGGCGCTTTTGGTGTGGACATGCCGGCCTTTTTGGGTTCGCTCATCGGCACGCCGTCGCTCGGCCTGCTCATTGAGGTCATGCTCCTCGGCCTGGTCTTCCTCGTGATCACGGGCCTCGTGCTCGCCCGCTCCGGCCTCCCCGAGGTGCAGAACCTCGGCCGCGCGCTCACCAGGGTCCCAGGCCTGTCCCGCTTCATCAGCCCGGACGAGAAGCGCGCAATCGACACCGGCCAGGTGGATCCGCGCGACGTCTCCACCCAGTTCCTGGCCACCGATTTCTTTAACGCCTCTCCGGTCCCGCCGCCGATGTCCGCAGGTGTGGTGCGCGGCCCACGACTGGTGCCCGGCGCACGAGTATCCGACGGCCGCTTCCGCCTCATTCGCGAGCACGGCGCCACGACCGGGGCCCGCTTCTGGCAGGCCCGCGAAGTCACCACCGGCAGGAAAGTGGCCCTCACCTTCGTCGACACCACAGGCGCATCCCCGATGGCACCGGCAACCCCCCGCGACGCTGCGATCAATGCCGGAGGCGTGGTCCAGCGCACCAGCAAGATTGCCAAGCTCAAGCACCCCGCTGTCGCAGACAACATCGAGGTGCTGTCGTACCGCACAGGCGCACTCGTGGTCGCGGACTGGATCGAGGGCAGCTCGGTCAAAGCGGTCACCGACTCCGGTCTGACCCTGCACACCGAAGCAGTGGCGAACGCGCTCGCGCCGCTTGCTGGCCTGTTGGCACTCGCGCAGAGCCAAGACGCACCGCTTGGCCTAGACAACCGACAGCGCCTGCGTATCGACACCGAGGGCAAAATCCGCCTCGCATTCCCCGCCGTGCTGCCCGATTCCACCCCAGCGGGCGATGCCGCAGCGTTCGCCTCCGGGTTAGAGCTACTCACGGCGAACACCAACTCCGACGCGCTGGCGGAGCTGACCCGAAACACCCGTGCGCTTGTCGAAGCCCAGGCGATCGAAGCCCACGACTTCCAAGACATCCAGGCAGCGCTCCGCAGAGAAGCCAACCTCCCCGGTACGGTCACCGATCATCCGACCCGTGGGGAGCAGCAGGATTCGGCGCCGGCGTCGACACCTACCGACGACCCGGTACGCCTCAACCAGGTCGGGCCGCAAGAAACCGTCTACGACGATCCGGACGAGCTGCGCGGGGGCTTCGGCTCGCGACGCTACAGCCCGGTGGCCGTTGTCATCCTCATGGCGACCGCAGTGGCCTCGGTGGTGACCATTGCTGCCCTCACCGCATACCTCGTCGGATTCTTCTCCAGCGACGAGACGGACGGGCCACTGAACCCGGAGTCAATCCAGGGTGAGCAAGACCCCAGCGAAGCACCGAGCGAAACTGTCGACGAATCGGAGCGCGCCACCGGCCTGCCCGTGGTCATCGGTCCGCTGACCGCCACGGCACTGACACCGGACGGTGACCCCGCCCCCAAAAGCGAGGAGTTCAGCAACGGGAACTCCGATCAAGCCAATACCCCGCCCAACGACGTCGCCAACACCGTCGACAATGACACCAGCACCACCTGGGTGACCAAGCGCGACACTGTGCTCGTCCTCCGCCCCGAAAGCGATGACACCGGAGCGTTCACCCTTGAACACCTGCTTATCAACGCAGCCAGCGAAGGCGGGCCCTACGAGGTCTACGGCGTACCCGAGGGCCGCGGCCTGGACACGATCGACTTCGACGGGCTGCCGCAGCTCGCAGACGGCACCTTCCACACGGGGCAGAACAATATCGACGTGAAGTCGGACGAGCTCTCCGCCACACGCCTCGAAGCGGTGCTGGTCTACCTGCCGCCCCGGGACGACGCGGATGATGACGCTGGCCCCGGCCGCGCCACCTTGCGGGAAGTCTCGGTGATTGGGTACACGGACCGTCGATAA
- a CDS encoding sigma-70 family RNA polymerase sigma factor — protein sequence MPHRTDRELARDYVAGDVRAFKLIVRRHRQRMYYVARNYARNEQDAQDIVQEALFRASRSLHTYRGEAQLSTWLHRTVTNAALDHQRRMARRGPTVSYDDDVVAQDANRYLAHDPTATIEQFLALRQAVAKLPAAQRRALELIDVQGMSVDSAADELGVRPGTVKSRRYRAREFVAAAMADGE from the coding sequence ATGCCGCATCGAACGGATCGTGAGCTGGCGCGGGACTATGTGGCGGGGGATGTGCGCGCGTTCAAGCTGATTGTGCGCCGCCACCGCCAGCGGATGTATTACGTGGCACGCAACTACGCGCGCAATGAGCAAGACGCTCAGGACATCGTGCAGGAAGCGCTGTTTCGCGCGAGCCGCAGCCTGCACACCTATCGCGGGGAAGCACAGCTGTCAACGTGGCTGCATCGCACGGTGACCAATGCGGCGCTGGACCATCAACGCCGTATGGCCAGGCGCGGGCCGACGGTGAGCTACGACGACGACGTGGTCGCGCAGGACGCCAACCGCTATCTCGCGCACGATCCCACCGCGACCATCGAGCAGTTCCTCGCGCTCCGGCAAGCAGTCGCGAAGCTGCCCGCAGCTCAAAGAAGAGCTTTAGAGCTTATCGACGTCCAAGGGATGAGCGTTGATTCCGCCGCCGACGAACTCGGGGTGCGACCGGGGACCGTGAAGTCACGCCGGTACCGTGCGCGCGAGTTCGTGGCGGCTGCCATGGCTGACGGGGAATAG
- the trxB gene encoding thioredoxin-disulfide reductase: MTNPGFITLNTGSDAATETHSESTESTKAAEGTGKVHDLIIIGSGPSGYTAAIYAARAELNPLVFEGYEYGGELMNTTEVENFPGFAEGVMGPDLMGDMRDQAERFGADLRSELVERVDFSGDIKKVYVDGEEFQAKAIILATGAAPRHLGVPGEAELTGHGVSTCATCDGFFFKDHHIAVVGGGDSAMEEADFLSKFGSKVTLIHRSQNFRASKIMLQRAKDNEKIEFLTDTIVEEVIDGGGKVQGLGVRNVVTGEASVLDATAMFVAIGHDPRSGFLEGQVATDEGGYVQVAEPSTATSVPGVFAAGDLVDKTYRQAITAAGSGCRAALDAQHYLAAL, encoded by the coding sequence ATGACTAACCCCGGCTTTATCACCTTGAACACCGGTAGCGACGCTGCGACCGAGACTCATTCCGAGAGTACTGAGAGCACCAAGGCCGCTGAGGGCACCGGCAAGGTGCACGACCTGATCATCATCGGCTCCGGGCCGTCCGGTTACACCGCCGCGATCTACGCTGCGCGCGCCGAGCTCAACCCGCTCGTGTTCGAGGGCTACGAGTACGGCGGCGAACTGATGAACACCACCGAGGTGGAAAACTTCCCGGGCTTCGCCGAGGGCGTGATGGGGCCGGACCTCATGGGCGACATGCGCGACCAGGCGGAGCGCTTCGGCGCAGACCTGCGCTCCGAGCTAGTGGAACGCGTCGACTTCAGCGGTGACATTAAAAAGGTCTACGTCGACGGCGAAGAGTTCCAGGCAAAGGCCATCATCCTGGCCACCGGTGCAGCACCTCGCCACCTCGGCGTTCCGGGCGAGGCGGAGCTGACCGGCCACGGCGTGTCCACCTGCGCGACCTGTGACGGCTTTTTCTTCAAGGACCACCACATCGCCGTGGTCGGCGGCGGCGACTCCGCGATGGAAGAAGCGGACTTCTTGAGCAAGTTCGGCTCCAAGGTGACGTTGATTCACCGATCGCAGAACTTCCGGGCGTCGAAAATCATGCTCCAAAGGGCGAAGGACAATGAGAAGATCGAGTTCCTCACGGACACCATCGTGGAGGAAGTCATCGACGGCGGCGGCAAGGTGCAGGGCCTGGGCGTGCGCAACGTGGTGACCGGCGAGGCGAGCGTGCTTGATGCGACCGCCATGTTCGTGGCCATCGGCCACGACCCGCGCTCCGGCTTCCTCGAAGGCCAAGTGGCCACCGACGAGGGCGGCTACGTGCAGGTCGCGGAACCCTCGACCGCGACGAGCGTCCCCGGTGTCTTCGCAGCCGGCGACCTGGTGGACAAGACCTACCGGCAGGCGATCACCGCGGCGGGCTCCGGCTGCCGCGCGGCCCTGGATGCACAGCACTACCTCGCGGCGCTTTAG
- the trxA gene encoding thioredoxin → MSAPIDVTQTTFKSEVIESETPVLVDFWAEWCGPCKKLGPVLDEVASEMDGQVKVAKVNVDEERMLGAMFQVMSIPTVLLFKGGDKVDEFVGLRPKSEIVKRVQSHI, encoded by the coding sequence ATGAGCGCACCGATCGACGTCACGCAGACAACGTTCAAGTCGGAGGTCATCGAATCCGAGACCCCGGTGCTGGTGGACTTCTGGGCCGAGTGGTGCGGGCCATGCAAAAAGCTCGGCCCCGTGTTGGATGAGGTCGCCTCGGAGATGGACGGCCAGGTCAAGGTGGCCAAGGTCAACGTCGACGAGGAGCGTATGCTCGGCGCAATGTTCCAGGTCATGTCCATCCCGACGGTGCTTCTATTCAAGGGCGGCGACAAGGTCGACGAGTTCGTTGGGCTGCGGCCGAAGAGCGAAATCGTCAAGCGAGTACAGTCGCACATTTAG
- a CDS encoding N-acetylmuramoyl-L-alanine amidase: MRDVLRVGDSSARVAEVRTSLARLGLLEGYQGEIDTFNSRRFSKEEMLFDDSLAAAVRAFQQSRGIVPSGDIDELTLREIREASYKLGARVLSYQPSQPLVGDDVAELQKQLHELGFYQQRVDGRFGQITHEALANFQLDTGLEDDGVCGPETLRALSLLGRRITGGSAHAIREREHVRQAGPRLSGKRVVIDPGLGGDQRGMSVDGPYGEILEEEIIWDLAQRVEGRMVAAGMETILSRPRGDNPSTKARADLANSFGADLVISLKLDRYSNEKANGVATFYFGSEHGSSSMTGETLSGYIQREIAARTDLRNCHNHGRTWEMLRMTRMPSVEVVAGYLTNPGDVAVLTDPKQRDAIAEAIVVAVKRLYLLDMDDQPTGTYKFTDLLREELA, from the coding sequence GTGCGAGACGTACTCCGCGTCGGTGATTCGAGCGCGCGCGTAGCTGAGGTCCGCACCTCACTCGCGCGTCTCGGCCTGCTCGAGGGGTACCAGGGCGAGATCGACACCTTCAACTCCCGCAGGTTTTCAAAGGAGGAGATGCTTTTCGACGACTCCTTGGCCGCCGCAGTCCGGGCCTTCCAACAGTCTCGAGGCATCGTGCCCTCCGGCGACATCGACGAGCTGACCCTGCGGGAGATCCGTGAGGCGTCGTACAAGCTCGGTGCCCGCGTGCTCAGCTACCAGCCGAGCCAGCCACTCGTTGGCGACGATGTCGCCGAGTTGCAGAAGCAGCTGCATGAGCTGGGGTTTTACCAGCAACGCGTGGATGGTCGCTTCGGCCAGATCACGCACGAGGCGTTGGCGAATTTCCAGCTAGACACCGGACTCGAGGACGACGGCGTTTGCGGTCCAGAGACGCTGCGCGCACTGAGCTTGCTGGGCCGGCGCATCACCGGCGGCTCCGCGCACGCGATCCGCGAGCGCGAGCACGTGCGCCAAGCCGGTCCCCGGTTGAGCGGCAAACGCGTGGTGATCGACCCGGGTCTGGGCGGCGATCAGCGTGGCATGTCGGTGGATGGACCTTACGGCGAGATCCTTGAGGAAGAGATCATCTGGGATCTGGCCCAGCGCGTCGAGGGTCGCATGGTTGCAGCCGGTATGGAGACAATCCTTTCCCGCCCGCGTGGGGACAACCCCTCGACCAAGGCACGTGCCGATCTGGCGAACAGTTTCGGCGCTGACCTGGTGATTTCGCTGAAGTTGGACCGCTACTCCAACGAGAAGGCGAACGGCGTCGCAACGTTTTACTTCGGCTCCGAGCACGGATCATCTTCCATGACGGGAGAGACGCTCTCCGGGTACATCCAGCGCGAGATCGCCGCGCGTACGGATCTGCGCAACTGCCACAATCACGGACGCACCTGGGAAATGCTGCGCATGACCCGGATGCCGTCGGTAGAAGTGGTCGCTGGCTACCTCACCAACCCCGGCGATGTTGCGGTGCTCACCGATCCGAAGCAGCGCGACGCCATCGCCGAAGCCATCGTGGTGGCGGTGAAGCGTCTCTACCTGCTGGATATGGACGACCAGCCGACAGGCACCTACAAGTTCACTGACCTGCTGCGCGAAGAACTCGCTTAA
- a CDS encoding RNA-binding domain-containing protein, whose amino-acid sequence MRADEITKLIAQGEGLDVAFARRVSAAYINERRVIEIMACLANSRGGTLLIGVDSDGTVSGCHPFHGNTTDPATLAAAVFRNTAPGLAVDARVVEIDGKDVVAVTTQAHSSPVATHWGTYRTRSLNAQGVPECVGMDPAYLFTRYRDANGTDWALTPAPGATLADLNPEAIAEFRTLTSDSHLQSLDEEGLVRALGFYDDSLEPVALGALALFGEQFALRRFLPHHHLVIADRRATPRTYRSSAPLALMLSNLQRNSDVFGDGLPLVVNALTHRDYFVPQPVYVAIDGKGLRVTSPGGVPRGVNLQAVADGQATYAPRSLYLATALARMGIARAAGSGIADLSAARKTQRATPLSFAGSHDQGVVASLSWDTEGGVAAASEQSSDVDQLSENEARALQTVRDLDGRSASSSEIATKTGLSKQQAYRALRKLVDAGLIRRTGETRTTRYSV is encoded by the coding sequence ATGCGCGCCGATGAGATTACAAAGCTGATCGCCCAAGGTGAGGGCCTTGATGTTGCTTTCGCACGCCGCGTGTCGGCCGCATACATCAATGAGCGGCGAGTGATTGAAATAATGGCATGCTTGGCCAATTCACGCGGTGGCACGCTACTCATTGGGGTTGATAGCGACGGCACCGTGAGCGGATGCCACCCTTTCCACGGCAACACGACCGACCCCGCCACACTCGCCGCAGCGGTTTTCCGCAACACGGCCCCGGGGCTCGCTGTTGACGCGCGGGTCGTCGAGATAGACGGAAAAGACGTTGTCGCGGTGACCACCCAAGCGCATTCGAGTCCCGTCGCCACCCACTGGGGCACGTATCGCACCCGGAGTCTCAACGCGCAGGGCGTGCCTGAATGCGTCGGCATGGATCCGGCGTACCTCTTCACCCGCTACCGTGACGCGAATGGCACCGACTGGGCGCTGACCCCAGCCCCGGGCGCGACCCTCGCGGATCTGAACCCCGAAGCCATCGCCGAATTTCGCACGCTGACCAGCGATAGTCACCTGCAGTCTCTCGATGAGGAGGGTCTGGTTCGCGCACTCGGCTTCTACGATGACTCCCTTGAGCCGGTTGCGCTCGGTGCCCTCGCCCTTTTCGGAGAGCAGTTTGCTTTACGACGATTTCTGCCCCACCACCACCTCGTCATCGCTGACCGTCGAGCGACTCCCCGGACTTACCGCAGCAGCGCTCCCCTGGCACTGATGCTTTCGAACCTGCAACGTAACAGTGACGTATTCGGCGACGGCCTGCCTTTGGTGGTGAACGCACTTACCCACCGCGACTACTTTGTTCCACAGCCGGTGTACGTGGCAATTGACGGCAAAGGCCTCCGCGTCACCAGCCCGGGCGGGGTGCCGCGCGGGGTGAACTTACAAGCAGTTGCCGACGGTCAAGCGACATACGCACCCCGCTCGCTTTACCTCGCCACCGCACTCGCACGCATGGGCATCGCGCGTGCTGCGGGCAGCGGCATCGCAGATCTTTCCGCGGCGCGGAAAACTCAGCGTGCTACTCCCCTGTCGTTTGCCGGTTCGCACGATCAGGGCGTAGTCGCTTCGCTGAGTTGGGACACCGAAGGCGGTGTTGCGGCTGCGTCAGAGCAGAGTTCTGATGTTGATCAGCTGAGCGAGAACGAAGCTCGCGCTTTACAAACGGTTCGCGACCTGGACGGACGCAGCGCATCGAGCAGTGAAATCGCAACGAAAACGGGTTTGAGTAAGCAGCAGGCCTACCGCGCACTGCGCAAGCTTGTCGACGCTGGCCTGATCCGCCGCACCGGCGAGACTCGCACCACCCGCTACTCGGTTTAG